A single genomic interval of Rhodanobacteraceae bacterium harbors:
- a CDS encoding methyl-accepting chemotaxis protein, whose amino-acid sequence MSAAAGGIQQRESSTMLAILVVVLLVGLVGLIANFFFANVNNNEDRAAIGLSTDIRVYSQQLAKFAAQAAGGQAEAFDELSDVKGTIQSHLRKLEEGDPQEGVPSIRKNPEVEVALKAVKDTWAPILQASDVILSRREVVEDLNATATEFQDKIPLLQARTDEMTQLLATRGAPQDQIYVAGRQNTLADRMLRRLNEVLQGGQTASTAADGFNRDAAVFGQILDALQNGSPDRGIRAIAVPEARTLLDEVFQIFQELGQYVESITTGAIDLIDVREAANTISLDSEQLLQDAEQLSVEYGEQANNRTFPSLTAAIGSGALAALALILLAILIYRDQARRYKITADLNQRNQEAILRLLDEMGSLAEGDLTVKATVTEDITGAIADSINFAVEALRSLVTTINETAVQVAAAAQETQATAMHLAEAAEHQAQQITSASAAINEIAVSIDEVSRNSAESADVAQRSVQIAGKGAAIVRQTIQGMDNIRDQIQETSKRIKRLGESSQEIGSIVELINDIAEQTNILALNAAIQAASAGEAGRGFAVVADEVQRLAERASNATKRIETLVQTIQSDTNEAVSSMEQTTAEVVAGARLAEDAGLALGEIEKVSNDLADLIQNISQAARQQSAAATNISATMNVIQEITTQTSVGASQTAESIGNLAQLAADLRRSVADFKLPN is encoded by the coding sequence ATGAGTGCGGCAGCCGGTGGTATCCAACAGCGCGAAAGCTCGACCATGCTCGCCATCCTCGTGGTGGTGTTGCTGGTCGGCCTCGTAGGCTTGATTGCGAATTTCTTCTTCGCCAACGTCAACAACAACGAAGACCGAGCGGCAATTGGTCTTTCAACTGACATACGCGTGTACTCGCAGCAATTGGCGAAGTTCGCGGCTCAGGCGGCTGGCGGTCAGGCGGAAGCCTTCGACGAGTTGTCCGATGTCAAGGGCACCATCCAGTCGCATCTGCGCAAGCTGGAGGAGGGTGATCCACAGGAGGGTGTGCCTTCCATCCGCAAGAATCCCGAGGTCGAAGTTGCCCTGAAGGCGGTGAAGGACACCTGGGCGCCGATCCTGCAGGCGTCTGACGTCATTCTTTCCCGCCGCGAGGTGGTCGAGGATCTCAACGCCACGGCAACAGAATTCCAGGACAAGATTCCGCTGCTGCAGGCGCGTACCGATGAAATGACGCAGCTGCTCGCCACCCGCGGCGCGCCGCAGGACCAGATCTACGTGGCAGGCCGCCAGAACACCCTGGCCGATCGAATGCTGCGTCGATTGAACGAAGTGCTGCAAGGTGGCCAGACCGCCTCGACCGCTGCTGACGGATTCAACCGCGACGCCGCCGTGTTCGGTCAGATTCTGGACGCGCTCCAGAATGGCAGCCCTGATCGAGGCATTCGCGCCATTGCCGTTCCCGAAGCTCGCACCTTGCTCGATGAGGTCTTTCAGATCTTCCAGGAGCTGGGCCAGTACGTCGAGAGCATCACCACCGGCGCCATCGACCTGATCGACGTGCGCGAGGCCGCCAACACCATTTCCCTGGATTCGGAACAACTGCTGCAGGATGCCGAACAGCTGTCGGTCGAATACGGTGAGCAGGCCAACAACCGAACCTTCCCCTCGCTGACTGCAGCCATTGGTTCCGGCGCTCTCGCAGCACTCGCACTGATCCTGTTGGCCATCTTGATCTACCGCGATCAGGCCCGTCGCTACAAGATCACTGCCGATCTCAATCAGCGTAATCAGGAAGCCATTTTGCGCCTCCTGGACGAAATGGGATCGTTGGCAGAAGGCGATCTGACGGTAAAGGCAACGGTGACCGAAGACATCACCGGAGCCATCGCCGACTCCATCAACTTCGCCGTCGAAGCTCTGCGCAGCCTGGTAACCACCATCAACGAGACCGCGGTGCAGGTTGCCGCGGCAGCCCAGGAAACCCAGGCCACCGCCATGCATCTGGCCGAAGCGGCCGAGCATCAGGCCCAGCAGATCACCTCGGCGTCCGCGGCCATCAACGAAATCGCGGTGTCCATCGACGAGGTGTCACGCAACTCGGCCGAAAGCGCCGACGTGGCACAACGCTCAGTGCAGATCGCCGGCAAGGGCGCTGCCATCGTGCGTCAGACGATTCAGGGCATGGACAACATCCGTGACCAGATTCAGGAAACCTCGAAGCGAATCAAGCGACTGGGTGAATCGTCCCAGGAAATTGGATCGATCGTGGAACTGATCAACGACATCGCCGAACAGACGAACATTCTGGCACTGAACGCCGCTATTCAGGCAGCATCGGCCGGTGAGGCCGGTCGCGGATTCGCAGTGGTGGCGGACGAAGTGCAGCGACTGGCAGAACGCGCTTCCAACGCGACCAAGCGAATCGAAACGCTGGTGCAGACGATTCAGTCCGACACCAACGAAGCGGTGAGCTCGATGGAACAGACCACGGCCGAAGTGGTGGCCGGTGCCCGCCTTGCGGAAGACGCGGGTCTGGCGCTGGGCGAGATTGAAAAGGTGTCGAACGATCTGGCCGACCTCATTCAAAACATCTCGCAGGCCGCGCGACAGCAGTCAGCTGCTGCGACCAACATATCGGCCACCATGAACGTGATTCAGGAAATTACGACCCAGACTTCGGTCGGCGCGAGCCAGACGGCAGAGTCGATTGGAAATCTGGCGCAATTGGCTGCTGATCTCAGACGTTCAGTGGCCGACTTCAAGCTGCCCAACTAG
- a CDS encoding Hpt domain-containing protein has product MRLQDDIDFTTLTWVKQELDDTLKQSQQALEAYVEDTSDKSQMRFCASYLHQVQGTLRMVELYGAAMVVEEMERLALGLLDGQVKQADDAYTVLMRGMVQLPDYLERLQGGHRDIPIVLLPLLNDLRACRGEKLLSETSLFSPDLGAPLPSSAGGAKSVVPQPMVAANGGRLRLAFQFGLLKWFKGEDIDGNLTRLIAILDRFRSMCTQPDARRLLWVGAGALEAVLVKSIEASVALKLLIGRVDRELKRLIDAGEASFAAAPANDLTKGLLYYVAQSSATSQRVAELRQVYKLDKLMPSEAELEHARGALSGHNRALLDTVGTAIKEDLLRVKDALDLYLRTGSGNVDDLAPQGEALHRVADTLGMLGLGVPRRVVLDQQDVLERIVRGRQPAEESALLDIAGSLLYVESSLDDHIERLGGEQQAPTTPSSGFELPQAEVRKILDATTKEASANIQQAKQDIVAFIESPWDHSKIEQIPRLLDEISGAMRMLNLPEPAALLGGVVRFAEVELLQHRRVPSGDQLDLMADAIASIEFYLEAVKEGRRNRDKILDVTRRSLEALGYWPLPEEGAEVAAETADETPPVAEAAVEAASEFPSFSDTFETERTQPPESDSVTLQIDGGQQLPEIELPQSDASAVDALIHSLDLPEPTAAADAAAPESLESASAEMSSAVEIAPGESLDDLVIGEIASEPVTPSIQNLDELRITSAEFEPPESVSADEGLQSPVEEAIDLDSSAVETAVEVEAASSEQAADFTPAPSEELEIQPEASIETPVAALDAPEPEAADSTLEAEALVVPEAVETPSAPVEQVPEAPLPDGMPTGFSLPDVGFHSVPSDEIDDEIREVFVEEVQDELDNLNKQYPAWKNDLGDFEKLKPVRRSFHTLKGSGRLVGALAIGEYAWKIENMLNRVLDKTIQPTPAVLDLLDHAIAALPGMLLALKGEGQPDANIGAIMWVSDQLSSGQEVWLPKFSPAPVVTADAKPASEAGVPESTVPAEVDVDMPADGNDETDAAVVLEEAEQAQTDDLSVDADEQPEAQREPSPLEVDPMLMDILSSEVEGHLATIRGYLGQAAEIGPQPVTEELLRAVHTLNGALAMVDLPLLTRVVAPLEGYLKRLRARGLQPAEEGMVALTESAECISEVMAAVGGGSELPDTSGLAERVSALRDGLPPPDHPYHGFGIHVADEVRDEVTGAEDHESADANNVETAPLPWYEAELDAEAAEAADEGETVGTVEMTEVFDAAEDDVSPDTLNALAELAAEELRPDEDLPVEDLGEAVTETGASDDDALTWLTDVEDVAVTADESDAGAALDDSPAGDALAPEAMADDLEALFETSIEELPESEPVEAAADVADALSAASDLEALFDSELSEESDQVEVAAHSSETESARLGESEHSADELQALGELADLTESPDDELAGLTETEAFLADLGAIGDEAGSDGISAEARVEETADSEAEAIDDGGLWSLDDSEEQAAVGSDEAFDENSREDARERDDVPVSALLADHDADLEIPSDEAAAFADEVEGLEKEAEGLAIEVEALSDQAVGLTDEVAEPLSEAEEQLEDEAERSDQSLELAESIEPATVTDGESLSDRVEETEIEAAAGADEGITNAASMPVDQSEETIEPVIAAEAETAVAANHAAAFAGDVDPEGPLDLPDMDMDLLDIFVEEAVDILDHADGAMAQLRENPEDREPVASLQRDLHTLKGGARMAGLYPVGDLSHAMESLFESIVHGERAASRASIEALEKAFDRLHGMVQRVKVRQAIALPEHTIARLEAILEGREAEFDAELAELGASAAEAAEAQAAAETLTGADSGNESTSAGTEEAPVRKVIPARAPTRSGAQRRTQLDEDEVAARAAQQELIRVRADLLDNLVNFAGEVSIYRSRLEAQMGGFRFNLVEFEQTVSRLRDQLRKLEMETEAQILSRFQRETEQSGNTEFDPLELDRFSTLQQLSRALAESVSDLVSIQNLLDDIARQSETLLLQQSRVSSDLQEGLMRTRMVPFESLVPRLRRILRQTASELGKKAQLKVEGTQGEMDRTVLERMTAPFEHMLRNSLAHGIELPENRVAKGKPEEGTVSIKVSREATEVLIQVTDDGSGMNRDAIRTKAIERGLMTPDATLSDRDIFQFVLEAGFSTASEVSKVAGRGVGMDVVASEVKQLGGSLELDSDVGIGTRITIRLPFTLAVAQAVMVRLGEATYAIPMTSITGVTRMPRKELERRLEQKQLDISYGGEIYQIYDLGDLLRSPVGHGIDETQVPLLMSKTGDQRAAVRVTQVIGSKEVVVKSAGAQLSIVPGIFGATIMGDGRVVVILDLAPLVRHGVALRQAPELAAELELMEPTPEPAPRRQPLVMVVDDSITMRKVTTRVLERSNIDVFTAKDGLDAVEQLQDRMPDVILLDIEMPRMDGYEVATYIRNDNRLKHIPIIMITSRTGEKHRQRALEVGVDRYLGKPYQETDLLKNVQDALAAGHANVH; this is encoded by the coding sequence ATGAGGCTTCAAGACGACATCGACTTCACCACGCTGACCTGGGTCAAGCAGGAGCTGGACGATACGCTCAAGCAGTCCCAGCAGGCGCTGGAAGCGTACGTCGAGGACACATCTGACAAGAGTCAGATGCGTTTCTGTGCGAGCTATCTGCATCAGGTGCAGGGCACCTTGCGCATGGTCGAGCTCTACGGTGCGGCCATGGTGGTTGAGGAAATGGAGCGCCTGGCACTGGGCTTGCTCGACGGCCAGGTGAAACAGGCAGACGATGCCTACACCGTGCTCATGCGCGGCATGGTTCAGCTGCCGGACTACCTCGAACGCCTGCAGGGCGGACATCGGGATATTCCGATTGTGCTGCTGCCGCTGCTCAACGATCTACGCGCCTGCAGAGGCGAAAAACTGCTGAGCGAGACGTCATTGTTCTCGCCGGATCTGGGCGCGCCGCTACCGTCTTCCGCCGGGGGTGCGAAGTCAGTGGTTCCGCAGCCCATGGTGGCCGCCAATGGCGGGCGGCTGCGACTGGCTTTCCAGTTCGGACTTCTGAAGTGGTTCAAGGGCGAAGACATCGATGGCAATCTCACCCGGCTGATCGCGATCCTCGACCGTTTTCGCTCGATGTGCACCCAGCCAGACGCCCGTCGTCTGCTGTGGGTAGGCGCGGGCGCGCTGGAGGCGGTGCTGGTCAAGAGCATCGAGGCCTCCGTGGCACTCAAGCTGTTGATCGGAAGGGTCGATCGTGAGCTCAAGCGCCTGATTGATGCCGGCGAGGCTTCCTTTGCGGCGGCGCCGGCCAACGATCTGACCAAGGGATTGCTCTATTACGTTGCCCAGTCATCTGCGACCTCGCAGCGCGTGGCTGAACTGCGGCAGGTGTACAAGCTCGACAAGCTGATGCCCAGCGAGGCCGAACTTGAGCACGCCCGTGGCGCCCTGTCCGGACACAATCGTGCGCTGCTGGATACGGTGGGCACCGCGATCAAGGAAGATCTGCTGCGCGTCAAGGACGCGTTGGATCTGTACCTGCGCACCGGCAGCGGCAACGTCGATGATCTGGCACCGCAGGGCGAGGCGCTGCACCGGGTGGCTGACACGCTCGGCATGTTGGGTCTGGGCGTGCCACGTCGGGTCGTTCTTGATCAGCAGGATGTGCTGGAGCGCATCGTGCGCGGTCGCCAGCCGGCCGAGGAAAGCGCGCTGCTGGATATCGCCGGTTCGCTGCTGTACGTCGAGTCTTCGCTGGATGATCACATCGAGCGCCTCGGCGGCGAGCAGCAGGCGCCAACCACGCCGAGTTCCGGTTTTGAACTGCCCCAGGCGGAAGTTCGCAAGATCCTTGATGCCACGACCAAGGAAGCGTCTGCCAACATCCAGCAGGCCAAGCAGGACATCGTGGCTTTCATCGAGTCGCCCTGGGATCACAGCAAGATCGAACAGATCCCGCGCTTGCTGGACGAGATCAGCGGTGCCATGCGCATGCTCAATCTGCCCGAGCCGGCGGCACTGCTCGGCGGCGTGGTGCGCTTTGCAGAAGTTGAATTGCTGCAGCATCGTCGGGTGCCCTCGGGGGATCAGCTCGACCTGATGGCCGACGCGATCGCCAGCATCGAGTTCTATCTCGAGGCCGTGAAGGAAGGCCGACGCAACCGCGACAAGATCCTTGACGTCACCCGACGCAGTCTGGAGGCATTGGGCTATTGGCCGCTGCCCGAGGAAGGCGCCGAAGTGGCGGCCGAAACTGCGGACGAAACTCCGCCCGTCGCGGAAGCAGCGGTCGAGGCCGCCAGCGAATTTCCGAGTTTCTCAGACACCTTCGAGACCGAAAGAACCCAGCCACCGGAGTCGGACTCGGTCACGTTGCAGATCGACGGCGGGCAGCAGTTGCCCGAGATCGAGCTACCGCAAAGTGACGCCAGTGCAGTCGATGCCCTGATCCACAGTCTGGACCTTCCGGAACCGACCGCTGCCGCCGATGCAGCGGCGCCGGAAAGCCTGGAGAGCGCGTCGGCCGAGATGAGCAGTGCGGTCGAGATCGCGCCGGGCGAAAGCCTTGATGATCTGGTGATCGGCGAGATTGCTTCCGAGCCGGTAACGCCGTCCATCCAGAATCTGGATGAACTCCGCATCACCAGCGCTGAATTCGAGCCACCAGAGAGTGTTTCTGCAGACGAAGGCCTGCAGTCACCGGTGGAAGAGGCGATCGATCTGGATTCGTCTGCGGTCGAAACCGCTGTCGAGGTGGAGGCTGCCAGCAGCGAACAGGCTGCCGATTTCACGCCAGCCCCGAGTGAAGAACTCGAGATCCAGCCAGAGGCATCGATCGAGACTCCTGTTGCGGCGCTCGATGCGCCCGAGCCGGAAGCTGCGGACAGTACGCTCGAAGCTGAGGCACTGGTGGTACCGGAAGCCGTAGAGACTCCGTCGGCACCGGTCGAACAGGTGCCGGAGGCACCGCTGCCTGATGGTATGCCGACCGGCTTCAGTCTGCCGGACGTCGGCTTCCATTCGGTACCCTCCGACGAGATCGACGATGAGATCCGGGAAGTTTTTGTCGAGGAGGTGCAGGACGAACTCGACAATCTCAACAAGCAGTACCCGGCCTGGAAGAACGACCTCGGTGATTTCGAGAAGCTGAAGCCGGTCAGACGTTCCTTCCATACGCTCAAGGGTAGTGGTCGACTGGTCGGTGCACTGGCGATCGGTGAGTACGCCTGGAAGATCGAGAACATGCTGAACCGTGTTCTCGACAAGACCATACAGCCCACGCCGGCAGTGCTGGATCTGCTGGACCACGCCATTGCTGCACTACCCGGCATGTTGCTGGCGCTCAAGGGGGAAGGTCAGCCCGATGCCAACATCGGCGCGATCATGTGGGTTTCAGATCAATTGTCCTCGGGACAGGAGGTCTGGCTCCCAAAATTCTCGCCCGCCCCGGTGGTCACGGCTGACGCAAAGCCGGCCTCCGAGGCGGGCGTGCCTGAGTCCACTGTCCCGGCAGAGGTCGACGTCGACATGCCGGCCGACGGCAACGACGAGACGGATGCGGCGGTAGTTCTGGAAGAGGCTGAGCAAGCCCAGACCGACGATCTCTCGGTGGATGCCGACGAGCAGCCCGAGGCGCAACGCGAGCCTTCGCCGCTGGAAGTCGATCCAATGCTGATGGACATCCTCAGCAGCGAAGTCGAAGGACACCTGGCCACTATCCGAGGCTATCTCGGCCAGGCGGCGGAAATCGGCCCACAGCCGGTGACCGAGGAATTGCTGCGCGCCGTGCATACGCTGAATGGCGCCTTGGCCATGGTCGATCTGCCGCTGTTGACGCGTGTCGTCGCTCCGCTGGAGGGATACCTCAAGCGGCTGCGTGCCCGCGGTTTGCAGCCGGCTGAAGAAGGCATGGTTGCCCTGACCGAGTCTGCCGAGTGCATATCCGAGGTCATGGCCGCGGTTGGTGGCGGTTCTGAACTGCCCGACACCTCAGGGCTGGCCGAGCGGGTGTCAGCGCTCCGCGACGGTTTGCCGCCGCCCGATCATCCGTACCACGGTTTCGGCATCCACGTCGCTGATGAGGTTCGCGATGAGGTGACCGGTGCCGAGGATCACGAGTCTGCTGACGCCAATAACGTCGAGACCGCCCCTCTGCCGTGGTACGAGGCCGAACTCGATGCCGAAGCCGCCGAAGCAGCCGACGAAGGTGAAACCGTCGGAACGGTGGAAATGACGGAAGTATTTGACGCCGCTGAGGACGACGTCTCGCCGGATACGCTGAACGCACTGGCCGAACTGGCCGCCGAGGAGCTTCGCCCGGATGAAGACCTGCCGGTGGAAGATCTGGGAGAAGCAGTCACCGAAACGGGTGCGAGCGATGACGACGCTCTGACTTGGCTGACCGATGTCGAGGACGTCGCCGTCACAGCTGACGAGAGCGATGCGGGTGCGGCGCTTGATGACTCGCCGGCAGGAGATGCCTTGGCGCCTGAGGCCATGGCAGACGATCTGGAAGCCTTGTTCGAAACCTCCATTGAAGAGCTGCCGGAGTCCGAGCCGGTCGAAGCGGCAGCGGACGTCGCGGATGCGTTGTCCGCGGCCTCGGATCTGGAAGCGCTGTTTGATTCAGAACTCTCGGAAGAATCGGATCAGGTCGAAGTCGCTGCCCATTCGAGCGAAACAGAGAGCGCGCGCCTCGGCGAAAGCGAGCATTCAGCCGACGAACTGCAAGCGCTCGGAGAACTCGCCGATCTGACCGAATCCCCCGATGACGAACTTGCGGGACTGACTGAGACAGAGGCCTTCCTCGCTGATCTGGGTGCCATCGGAGATGAAGCCGGCAGCGACGGGATCTCCGCGGAAGCCCGGGTGGAAGAGACCGCCGACTCTGAAGCAGAAGCGATTGACGACGGTGGTTTGTGGTCGCTGGATGACAGCGAGGAGCAAGCCGCCGTAGGTTCCGACGAAGCCTTCGACGAGAACAGCCGTGAAGACGCCCGGGAACGGGACGACGTGCCCGTGTCTGCTTTGCTGGCAGATCATGACGCTGACCTTGAGATACCCTCTGACGAGGCCGCGGCGTTCGCTGACGAGGTCGAGGGGCTCGAAAAGGAGGCAGAGGGGCTCGCCATCGAGGTAGAGGCTCTCTCCGATCAAGCCGTTGGGCTTACCGACGAGGTTGCCGAGCCGCTGAGCGAAGCCGAAGAGCAGTTGGAGGATGAGGCTGAGCGCTCCGATCAGAGCCTCGAACTCGCTGAAAGCATTGAGCCGGCCACCGTGACCGACGGGGAGTCGCTTTCGGATCGAGTTGAGGAAACTGAGATCGAAGCGGCGGCAGGTGCTGATGAGGGAATCACCAACGCAGCATCAATGCCGGTTGATCAATCAGAAGAAACGATCGAACCGGTGATTGCTGCGGAGGCGGAAACAGCGGTTGCAGCCAATCACGCGGCGGCTTTCGCTGGAGACGTCGATCCCGAGGGCCCGCTCGACCTGCCCGATATGGACATGGACCTGCTCGATATCTTTGTCGAGGAGGCTGTCGATATTCTGGATCACGCCGACGGTGCCATGGCGCAGCTCCGTGAGAATCCGGAAGACCGTGAGCCAGTCGCGTCACTGCAGCGCGATCTGCATACGCTGAAAGGTGGCGCCCGCATGGCCGGACTGTATCCGGTCGGCGATCTCAGCCATGCGATGGAATCTCTGTTTGAATCCATTGTCCATGGTGAAAGGGCGGCATCACGGGCTTCTATCGAGGCCCTCGAAAAGGCCTTCGATCGGCTGCATGGCATGGTGCAGCGAGTCAAGGTTCGCCAGGCGATCGCTCTGCCCGAGCACACCATTGCCCGACTTGAAGCCATCCTCGAAGGACGAGAGGCCGAGTTTGATGCAGAGCTTGCCGAGCTGGGCGCCTCCGCTGCGGAAGCCGCAGAGGCGCAGGCAGCTGCAGAGACCCTGACCGGCGCAGACTCGGGCAACGAATCGACATCTGCTGGCACAGAAGAAGCGCCTGTGCGCAAGGTCATCCCGGCCCGTGCACCCACGCGATCGGGCGCGCAACGGCGAACCCAGCTGGATGAGGACGAGGTTGCAGCGCGTGCGGCGCAGCAGGAACTGATCCGTGTTCGCGCGGACCTGCTCGACAACCTGGTGAATTTCGCGGGCGAGGTCTCGATCTACCGTTCGCGCCTCGAAGCCCAGATGGGTGGCTTCAGGTTCAACCTGGTCGAGTTCGAACAGACCGTCAGCCGTTTGCGCGACCAGTTGCGCAAGCTGGAGATGGAAACCGAGGCTCAGATCCTGTCGCGTTTCCAGCGCGAGACCGAGCAATCAGGCAACACCGAGTTCGATCCGCTGGAGCTTGACCGATTCTCCACCCTGCAGCAGCTGTCACGTGCGCTGGCCGAGTCGGTGTCCGACTTGGTCTCCATTCAGAACCTGCTGGACGATATTGCGCGTCAGTCGGAAACGCTGCTGCTGCAGCAGTCCCGCGTCAGCTCGGATCTGCAGGAAGGTCTCATGCGCACGCGCATGGTGCCTTTCGAGAGCCTGGTGCCGCGTTTGCGCCGAATTCTCCGCCAGACAGCGTCGGAACTCGGCAAGAAGGCGCAACTGAAGGTCGAGGGTACTCAGGGCGAAATGGACCGTACCGTGCTCGAGCGCATGACAGCGCCCTTCGAGCACATGTTGCGCAACTCGCTGGCACACGGTATCGAACTGCCGGAAAATCGAGTCGCCAAGGGCAAGCCCGAAGAGGGAACAGTCAGCATCAAGGTGTCGCGAGAAGCGACCGAAGTGCTGATCCAGGTGACCGATGACGGCAGTGGCATGAACCGCGACGCCATTCGCACCAAGGCGATCGAGCGGGGATTGATGACGCCGGACGCGACGCTGAGCGACCGCGATATCTTCCAGTTCGTGCTGGAAGCGGGCTTCTCGACCGCAAGCGAGGTCAGCAAGGTTGCCGGTCGTGGCGTCGGCATGGACGTGGTCGCCAGCGAAGTGAAACAGCTGGGCGGTTCGCTGGAACTGGATTCCGATGTGGGTATAGGCACCCGGATCACCATCCGTCTGCCCTTCACCCTCGCCGTGGCTCAGGCCGTCATGGTGCGCCTGGGCGAGGCCACCTACGCCATTCCGATGACATCCATCACCGGCGTGACCCGGATGCCGCGCAAGGAATTGGAACGCCGACTCGAACAGAAGCAGCTGGACATCAGCTACGGCGGCGAGATCTATCAGATCTACGATCTGGGTGATCTGCTGCGATCTCCGGTGGGCCACGGCATCGACGAGACCCAGGTGCCGCTATTGATGAGCAAAACCGGTGACCAGCGAGCCGCCGTGCGCGTGACCCAGGTCATCGGCTCCAAGGAAGTGGTGGTCAAGTCTGCAGGTGCCCAGCTCAGTATCGTGCCGGGCATCTTCGGCGCCACCATCATGGGTGACGGTCGGGTCGTGGTCATTCTCGATCTGGCGCCTCTGGTTCGTCACGGCGTCGCTCTGCGTCAGGCACCGGAACTGGCGGCCGAACTGGAGTTGATGGAACCGACGCCGGAACCGGCACCGCGCCGTCAGCCGCTGGTGATGGTGGTGGACGACTCGATCACCATGCGCAAGGTCACCACGCGCGTGCTGGAGCGAAGCAACATCGATGTGTTCACGGCGAAGGATGGACTGGATGCCGTCGAACAACTTCAGGACCGCATGCCGGACGTGATCCTGCTCGACATCGAAATGCCCCGCATGGACGGCTACGAGGTGGCTACCTACATTCGCAACGACAACCGGCTCAAGCACATTCCGATCATCATGATCACCTCGCGTACCGGCGAAAAGCATCGTCAGCGGGCCCTTGAGGTGGGCGTGGATCGTTATCTGGGCAAGCCCTATCAAGAGACTGATCTGTTGAAGAACGTACAGGATGCGCTGGCCGCGGGGCATGCCAATGTCCACTGA